From a region of the Nyctibius grandis isolate bNycGra1 chromosome 12, bNycGra1.pri, whole genome shotgun sequence genome:
- the PIEZO1 gene encoding piezo-type mechanosensitive ion channel component 1 isoform X2, giving the protein MERRALGAGLYWLLLPLALLAACLFRFNVLSLVYLLFLLLLPWFPGPGRSDAGGHSGRLLKALLGTSLLFLLAHFVFQICLYTLPILDQLLGPSCSTWEVLARHIGVTRLDLSDIPNSVRLVAPDVGILLVSSLCLCLCRRLVPKAGAATRGRRTEPPERGEQEDVERRGGTADGDTPLSARLWVTAHWLLWAAGKGLAILLLALAGITLPSASSSVYYLLFVGLCTWWACHLPASRLAFDTLCVLVGAYAAAHLLCLYAYQAPFVQGVFPPPTIWARVFGFKDIILYRNCSRPNALVLNTGHPWPVYANPGILLLLYYTVVTLVKLRRRDAKRAVAQPPPRSPGRELVELESWPKGTDGVAEDTKPMLSPSTGKPDSGAENCTVHVMGNSPQPGRRRPAERLPLHALGHVVMKQSYVCALIAMMVWSITYHSWLTFVLLLWACLIWTVRARHHFAMLCSPFLLLYGLALCSLQYVWAMELGPELPARVGFMSLEELGLVHPKYPCLDLGAKLLLTLTFWLLLRQFVKEKLLTRRCPATPLLEVTISDSEPSRQRDVLKALGVLVRDFYAKYWICVCAGMFIVVSFAGRLVVYKIVYMFLFLLCLTLFQVYYSLWRKVLKGFWWLVVAYTMLVLIAVYTFQFEDFPMYWRNLTGLTDEQLGDLGLEQFSVSELFSSTLIPGFFLLACILQLHYFHRPFMHITDLEHVPAAAPPPCHIPRSEELHGSRLLRDAAAAESTGAGDSDTASQVPTKWGLVLERLIVLGRTFSDTLTRGQVFVGRLLELHVLKLVALYTVWVALQEVSLMNFLLVLLWAFAMPYCRFRHMASCLSTVWTCIIIVCKMLYQLKVVDPSEYSSNCTQPQPNGTNLSPEELGNSTLYRGPVDPANWFGIRKGYPNLGYIQNHLLVLLLLVFEAVVYRRQEHYRRQHQLVAPVTETIFEDISHEHLDRGLGSCAKYFLNYFYYNFGLEICFLMTVNVIGQRMNFMVILHGCWLVVILTRRRRAAIARLWPKYCLFLVVFLLYQYLLCVGMPPALCVDYPWRWSRVLPINSALIKWLYLPDFFMAPKSTNLINDFVLLLCAAQQWRVFEAEGTEVWRRAGGENGDRLDLAPDPRNPTPNFIHCRSYLDMAKVVVFRYLFWFVLVVVFITGATRISLFGLGYLLACFYLLLFGTAMLRKPARARLVLWDCLILYNITVIISKNMLSLLSCVFVQQMQSSFCWVIQLFSLVCTVKGYYDPKEMGRDHDCSLPVEEAGIIWDSICFFFLLLQRRVFLSYYFLHVMVDLQASALQASRGVALFKASVLKSMRSHRQAEKKSLAQLKRQMERIRAKQEKYHQEQLPRAAGEGQDEARPAPGGPAEPSQQRERRWRPWLDHAAVLHSGEYFLFESDSEEEEEAAVPEEPRTSRQSAFQLAYQAWVTNTRTALRQQEEVPGAEVTAGDSGGREEELEVPGEAEGQEEEEEEGSERGNVVQRALNTLRFLWVLGQAMVDGLTQWLDACTREHADMSAVLRLERYVLTRRLAAGEDVHRGVLDELYLPPPEEPPEEPPEEPPEDPQPGVASSGHQGATPAPVGHPLPTGSQEQVTIWGSREDVAGSRELLALPQNRSRTAGELLLSRQLYFPELEESEQFYGSHNRLLKLLLAGYRCVAAHSELLCYFIIILNNMVTASIISLFLPILVFLWAMLSIPRPSKRFWMTAIIFTEVMVVVKYLFQFGFFPWNGYAMLVRNEGKPFFPPRILGLEKTDRYIKYDLVQLLALFFHRSLLLSYGLWDHEEDTYPKKKAEAEQVEDEEEEERQEEAASPPPLRVGEEGTEALAEPGALGAAAGPEPEGDAVGQEEGAGATQLRFRRKRRRGRKQPEAAPEEEDGEEEEEEEEEEEEAKQSHAQKKLKAFGLRVKLFFLTMAQDMYQPVRGFFRDILHTQHRAATDVYAFMFLADVVDFIIIIFGFWAFGKHSAAADITSSLSDDQVPEAFLVMLLIQFTTMVIDRALYLRKTVLGKLIFQVILVFSIHLWMFFILPAVTERLFSLNTVAQLWYFVKCIYFALSAYQIRCGYPTRILGNFLTKKYNHLNLFLFQGFRLVPFLVELRAVMDWVWTDTTLSLSNWMCVEDIYANIFIIKCSRETEKKYPQPKGQKKKKIVKYGMGGLIILFLVAIIWFPLLFMSLVRSVVGVVNHPIDVTVTLKLGGYEPLFTMSAQQQSIQPFTPQDYEALTNQFERQPVAMQFITLYGYEDIVTARIEGSSGSLWSISPPSREQMRRELQNGSSDITLRLTWTFQRDLGKGGTVENTFDKHTTNLQPGAPQRMELAQLLQGTRDTPVQVPKLFPKYIRAPNGPEANPVKQLLPDGEDSYLDVEVQLKREHGAGRGGDSFVEWWVVRLKEPPASDGNILPMVIFNDKVSPPSLGFLAGYGIMGLYVSIVLVIGKFVRGFFSEISHSIMFEELPCVDRILKLCQDIFLVRETGELELEEELYAKLIFLYRSPETMIKWTREKE; this is encoded by the exons ATGGAGCGGCGGGCGCTGGGCGCCGGGCTGtactggctgctgctgccgctcgCCCTGCTCGCCG cctgCCTGTTCCGCTTCAACGTCCTCTCCCTCGTGtacctgctcttcctcctcctcctgccctggttCCCGGGGCCCGGCCGGAGCGATGCCGGAG GTCACAGCGGCCGCCTCCTCAAAGCCCTGCTGGGAAccagcctcctcttcctcctcgcCCACTTCGTTTTCCAAATATGCCTGTACACGCTGCCCATCCTGGACCAGCTGCTGGGGCCAAGCT GCAGCACCTGGGAGGTCCTTGCCCGGCACATCGGGGTCACCAG GCTGGACTTGAGCGACATCCCCAACTCCGTGCGTCTCGTGGCACCCGACGTTGGCATCCTGCTGGTCTCgtccctctgcctgtgcctgtGCCGCCGCCTCGTCCCCAAGGCCGGCGCTGCCACCCGTGGCCGGAGAACGGAGCCCCCTGAGCGG GGGGAACAGGAGGACGTGGAGCGGCGCGGTGGCACGGCCGACGGGGACACGCCGCTGAGTGCCAGGCTGTGGGTGACGGCTCACTGGTTGCTCTGGGCAGCTGGGAAGGGCCTGGCCATCCTGCTGCTGGCCTTGGCCG GGATCACCCTGCCCTCCGCCTCCTCCAGCGTCTACTACCTGCTCTTCGTGGGGCTGTGCACGTGGTGGGCATGCCACCTCCCTGCCAGCCGCCTGGCCTTCGACACCCTCTGCGTCCTCGTCGGCGCCTACGCCGCCGCCCACCTCCTCTGCCTCTACGCCTACCAGGCGCCCTTCGTCCAGGGGGTCTTCCCACCCCCCACCATCTGGGCACG GGTGTTCGGCTTCAAGGACATCATCCTCTACCGCAACTGCTCCCGGCCCAACGCCCTGGTGCTCAACACCGGCCACCCCTGGCCCGTCTATGCCAACCCTGGCATCCTGCTCCTGCTCTACTACACCGTGGTCACCCTGGTGAAGCTGCGCCGGCGGGATGCCAAG AGAGCCGTGGCACAGCCGCCGCCGAGGTCCCCggggagggagctggtggagctggagaGCTGGCCCAAGGGCACCGACGGCGTGGCTGAGGACACCAAG cccatgCTGTCCCCCAGCACCGGGAAGCCAGACAGCGGCGCCGAGAATTGCACCGTCCACGTCATGGGCAACTCCCCGCAGCCGG GCAGGAGGCGTCCGGCGGAGCGGCTGCCCCTGCACGCCCTGGGCCACGTCGTCATGAAGCAGAGCTACGTCTGCGCCCTCATCGCCATGATG GTATGGAGCATCACGTACCACAGCTGGCTGACCTtcgtgctgctgctctgggccTGCCTCATCTGGACGGTGCGGGCGCGGCACCACTTCGCCATGCTCTGCTcgcccttcctcctcctctacgGCCTGGCGCTCTGCAGCCTGCAGTACGTGTGGGCCATGGAGCTGGGCCCCGAGCTGCCCGCCCGCGTCGGCTTCATGAGCCTcgaggagctggggctggtgcaCCCCAAATATCCCTGCTTGGACCTGGGTGCCAAG CTCCTGCTCACCCTCAccttctggctgctgctgcggcAGTTTGTTAAGGAGAAGCTGCTAACGAGGAGGTGCCCGGCCACCCCGCTCCTGGAGGTGACCATCTCGGACTCGG AGCCCAGCCGGCAGCGGGACGTGCTGAAGGCGCTGGGGGTCCTGGTGCGGGATTTCTACGCCAAGTACTGGATCTGCGTCTGCGCCGGCATGTTCATCGTGGTGAGCTTCGCCGGGCGCCTCGTCGTCTACAAGATCGTCTACatgttcctcttcctcctctgcctcaccCTCTTCCAG GTGTACTACAGCCTGTGGCGCAAGGTGCTGAAGGGCTTCTGGTGGCTGGTGGTGGCCTACACCATGCTGGTGCTCATTGCCGTCTACACCTTCCAGTTCGAGGACTTCCCCATGTACTGGAGGAACCTGACGGGTCTCACCGATGAGCA gctgggTGACCTGGGCCTGGAGCAGTTCAGCGTCTCCGAGCTCTTCTCCAGCACCCTCATCCCGGGCTTCTTCCTCCTCGCCTGCATCCTCCAGCTCCACTACTTCCACCGTCCCTTCATGCACATCACCGACCTGGAGCACGTCCCCGCTGCCGCTCCGCCGCCCTGCCACATCCCCAG gtCCGAGGAGCTGCACGGGAGCCGGCTGCTGCGGGACGCGGCCGCTGCCGAGAGCACCGGGGCGGGCGACTCCGACACCGCGTCCCAGG TGCCCACCAAATgggggctggtgctggagcGCCTGATTGTGCTGGGCCGGACCTTCTCGGACACGCTGACCCGCGGGCAGGTCTTTGTGGGGCGTCTGCTGGAGCTCCACGTCCTCAAGCTGGTGGCTCTCTACACTGTCTGGGTGGCCCTGCAGGAG GTATCGCTGATGAACTTcttgctggtgctgctgtgggcCTTCGCCATGCCCTACTGCCGCTTCCGCCACatggcctcctgcctctccaccGTCTGGACCTGCATCATCATCGTCTGCAAGATGCTCTACCAGCTCAAGGTCGTCGACCCCAGCGAGTACTCCAGCAACTGCACCCAG CCCCAACCCAACGGCACCAACCTGAGCCCGGAGGAACTGGGCAACTCCACGCTGTACCGTGGCCCCGTGGACCCCGCCAACTGGTTCGGCATCCGCAAGGGCTACCCCAACCTGGGCTACATCCAG AACCAtctcctggtgctgctgctgctggtgttcGAGGCGGTGGTGTACCGGCGCCAGGAGCACTACCGCAGGCAGCACCAGCTCGTGGCCCCCGTCACCGAGACCATCTTCGAGGACATCTCCCACGAGCACCTCGACCGCGGCCTCGGCAGCTGCGCCAAATACTTCCTCAACTACTTCTACTACAACTTTGGCTTGGAG atcTGCTTCCTGATGACGGTGAACGTGATCGGGCAGCGGATGAACTTCATGGTGATCCTGCACGGCTGCTGGCTCGTCGTCATCCTgacgcggcggcggcgcgcggcCATCGCCCGCCTCTGGCCCAAGTACTGCCTCTTCCTCGTCGTCTTCCTCCTCTACCAGTACCTGCTGTGCGTGGGCATGCCGCCCGCCCTCTGCGTGG ACTACCCGTGGCGCTGGAGCCGGGTCCTCCCCATCAACTCGGCGCTCATCAAGTGGCTCTACCTGCCCGACTTCTTCATGGCCCCCAAATCCACCAACCTCATCA ACGACTTCGTGCTGCTGCTGTGCGCGGCCCAGCAGTGGCGGGTGTTCGAGGCCGAGGGCACCGAGGtgtggcggcgggcggggggcgagAACGGCGACCGCCTCGACCTGGCGCCCGACCCCCGCAACCCCACGCCCAACTTCATCCACTGCCG CTCCTACCTGGACATGGCCAAGGTGGTGGTGTTCCGCTACCTCTTCTGGTTCGTCCTGGTCGTGGTCTTCATCACCGGGGCAACCCGCATCAGCCTCTTCGGCCTCGGCTACCTGCTGGCCTGCTTCTACCTCCTCCTCTTCGGCACCGCCATGCTGCGCAAGCCGGCGCGGGCGCGCCTCGTGCTCTGGGACTGCCTCATCCTCTACAACATCACCGTCATCATCTCCAAGAACATGCTGTCG CTCCTCTCCTGCGTCTTCGTGCAGCAGATGCAGAGCAGCTTCTGCTGGGTGATCCAGCTCTTCAGCCTCGTCTGCACCGTCAAGGGCTACTACGACC CCAAGGAGATGGGCAGGGACCACGACTGCTCGCTGCCCGTGGAGGAGGCGGGCATCATCTGGGACAGCATctgcttcttcttcctcctgctccagcgCCGCGTCTTCCTCAGCTACTACTTCTTGCACGTCATGGTGGACCTCCAGGCCTCTGCCCTGCAGGCTTCCAG GGGCGTCGCGCTGTTCAAGGCCAGCGTCCTCAAGAGCATGCGCTCCCACCGGCAAGCCGAGAAGAAGTCGCTGGCCCAGCTGAAGCGGCA GATGGAGCGGATCCGAGCCAAGCAGGAGAAGTACCACCAGGAGCAgctgccccgcgccgccggcgAGGGGCAGGATGAGGCCAGGCCAG CGCCCGGCGGCCCGGCGGAGCCTTCCCAGCAGAGGGAGCGGCGGTGGCGGCCATGGTTAGACCACGCTGCAG TGCTGCATTCGGGGGAATACTTCCTCTTCGAGTCGGacagcgaggaggaggaggaggcggcggtgCCGGAGGAGCCGCGGACGAGCAGGCAGAGCGCCTTCCAG CTCGCCTACCAGGCCTGGGTGACCAACACGAGGACGGCGCTgcggcagcaggaggaggtgcCGGGTGCCGAGGTCACTGCAG GGGAcagcggagggagggaggaggagctggaggtgccTGGAGAAGCCGAAggccaggaggaagaggaggaggaaggctccG AGCGGGGCAACGTGGTGCAGCGGGCGCTGAACACGCTGCGGTTCCTGTGGGTGCTGGGCCAGGCCATGGTGGACGGGCTGACGCAGTGGCTGGACGCCTGCACCCGGGAGCACGCCGACATGTCGGCCGTCCTGCGCCTCGAGAGATACGTCCTCACGCGCCGGCTGGCCGCG GGCGAGGACGTGCACCGCGGGGTCCTGGACGAGCTCTACCTGCCACCGCCCGAGGAGCCCCCCGAGGAGCCCCCCGAGGAGCCCCCCGAGGACCCCCAACCCGGCGTCGCTTCCAG CGGGCACCAAGGAGCCACCCCTGCTCCGGTGGGGCACCCGCTGCCCACCGGCAGCCAGGAGCAGGTGACGATCTGGGGGTCCCGGGAGGACGTGGCCGGCTCGcgggagctgctggctctgccccagAACCGCAGCCGGACGGCGGGCGAGCTGCTCCTGAGCAG GCAGCTCTACTTCCCCGAGCTGGAAGAGTCGGAGCAGTTTTATGGGTCCCACAACCGGttgctgaagctgctgctggccGGGTACCGCTGCGTGGCCGCCCACTCCGAGCTGCTCTGCTACTTCATCATCATCCTCAACAACATGGTCACCGCCTCCatcatctctctcttcctccccatcctcGTCTTCCTCTGGGCCATGCTCTCCATCCCCCGGCCCAGCAAACGCTTCTGGATGACCGCCATCATCTTCACTGAG gtgatggtggtggtgaaaTACCTCTTCCAGTTTGGGTTCTTCCCCTGGAACGGCTACGCCATGCTGGTGCGCAACGAGGGCAAGCCCTTCTTCCCACCCCGCATCCTGGGCTTGGAGAAGACCGACCGCTACATCAAGTATGACCTCGTCCAGCTCCTGGCGCTCTTCTTCCATCGCTCCCTGCTGCTG TCCTACGGGCTGTGGGACCACGAGGAGGACACCTACCCCAAGAAGAAAGCGGAGGCAGAGCAGGtggaggacgaggaggaggaggagaggcaggaggaagcagcgtcgccgccgccgctgcgggTGGGTGAGGAAGGGACAGAGGCGCTGGCAGAGCCGGGGGCACTGGGCGCAGCCGCGGGGCCGGAGCCGGAGGGCGATGCCGTGGGGCAGGAAGAGGGGGCCGGGGCCACGCAGCTCCGcttcaggaggaagaggaggcggGGGAGGAAGCAGCCGGAGGCGGCTCCGGAGGAAG AGgacggggaggaggaggaagaggaggaggaggaggaggaagaggcgaAACAGAGCCACGCTCAGAAGAAGCTGAAGGCGTTTGGGCTGCGAGTCAAGCTCTTCTTCCTCACCAT GGCGCAGGACATGTACCAGCCGGTGCGGGGGTTCTTCCGGGACATCCTGCACACCCAGCACCGCGCCGCCACCGACGTCTACGCCTTCATGTTCCTGGCCGATGTGGTCgacttcatcatcatcatcttcgGGTTCTGGGCCTTCGGG AAACACTCGGCGGCCGCCGACATCACCTCCTCGCTGTCGGATGACCAAGTGCCCGAGGCCTTCCTGGTCATGCTGCTCATCCAGTTCACCACCATGGTCATCGACCGCGCGCTCTACCTCCGCAAGACCGTGCTGGGCAAGCTCATCTTCCAGGTCATCCTGGTCTTCAGCATCCACCTCTGGATGTTCTTCATCCTGCCAGCTGTCACTGAAAG GTTGTTCAGCCTCAACACGGTGGCCCAGCTGTGGTACTTTGTGAAGTGCATCTACTTCGCGCTCTCAGCCTACCAGATCCGCTGCGGCTACCCCACCCGCATCCTGGGCAACTTCCTCACCAAGAAATACAACCACCTCaacctcttcctcttccaggG gttTCGCCTCGTGCCCTTCCTTGTGGAGTTGCGGGCCGTCATGGACTGGGTCTGGACGGACACCACGCTGTCCCTCTCCAACTGGATGTGCGTGGAGGACATCTATGCCAACATCTTCATCATCAAGTGCAGCCGTGAGACAGAGAAG AAATACCCCCAGCCCAAGgggcagaagaagaagaagatcGTGAAGTACGGCATGGGGGGCCTCATCATCCTCTTCCTCGTGGCCATCATCTGGTTCCCGCTGCTCTTCATGTCGCTGGTGCGCTCCGTGGTGGGCGTCGTGAACCACCCCATCGACGTCACCGTCACCCTCAAGCTGGGGGGGTACGAG CCTCTGTTCACCATGAGTGCCCAGCAGCAATCCATCCAGCCCTTCACCCCCCAGGACTACGAAGCCCTCACCAACCAGTTTGAGAGGCAACCG GTGGCCATGCAGTTCATCACGCTGTACGGCTACGAGGACATCGTGACGGCGCGCATCGAGGGCAGCTCGGGCTCGCTCTGGAGCATCAGCCCCCCGAGCCGGGAGCAGATGAGGCGGGAGCTGCAGAACGGCTCCTCCGACATCACCCTCCGCCTCACCTGGACCTTCCAGAG GGACCTGGGCAAGGGGGGCACGGTGGAGAACACCTTCGACAAGCACACCACCAACCTGCAGCCCGGCGCGCCCCAGCGCATGGAGCtggcccagctgctgcagggcaccCGGGACACCCCCGT GCAAGTGCCCAAACTCTTCCCCAAATACATCCGAGCGCCCAACGGCCCCGAAGCCAACCCGGtcaagcagctgctgccag ACGGGGAGGACAGCTACCTGGACGTGGAGGTGCAGCTGAAACGGGAGCACGGCGCCGGGCGAGGGGGTGACAGCTTCGTGGAGTGGTGGGTGGTGAGGCTGAAGGAGCCCCCCGCCAGCGACGGCAACATCCTCCCCATGGTCATCTTCAACGACAAAGTcagcccccccagcctgggCTTCTTGGCTGGCTACGG GATCATGGGGCTGTACGTGTCCATCGTGCTGGTGATCGGGAAGTTCGTGCGGGGTTTCTTCAGCGAGATCTCGCACTCCATCATGTTCGAGGAGCTGCCCTGCGTGGACCGCatcctcaagctgtgccaggacATCTTCCTGGTGCGCGAGACGGGCGAGCTGGAGCTCGAGGAGGAGCTCTACGCCAAGCTCATCTTCCTCTACCGCTCCCCCGAGACCATGATCAAGTGGACGCGGGAGAAGGAGTAA